The Vigna unguiculata cultivar IT97K-499-35 chromosome 6, ASM411807v1, whole genome shotgun sequence genome contains a region encoding:
- the LOC114186863 gene encoding exonuclease mut-7 homolog, which translates to MTRVIDRTHRPRSHVYTVEIDGDYVTVTVTSHASVVRRWLNTILYFRRREVYLERLVVGLGVQWTPGGSDPPADTLQLCVGHRCLIFQLAHADTVPNILRVFLNHSSHIFVGFWNHSDRRKLEHSDHGLDMCRDPLDLRLVAVTKNNENLERDSVEEIVEKCLGFEVEQRQEISMSDWDRKYLSHEQIAYATVDAYCAFLVGRNSRVWNV; encoded by the coding sequence ATGACTAGAGTCATCGACCGCACGCACAGACCCAGGTCCCACGTCTACACCGTCGAGATTGACGGAGACTATGTCACCGTCACTGTCACATCCCACGCCTCTGTCGTGCGCCGTTGGCTCAACACCATTCTCTACTTCCGTCGCCGCGAAGTTTACCTGGAGCGCCTTGTTGTCGGTCTCGGAGTCCAGTGGACTCCCGGTGGCTCAGATCCTCCGGCTGATACGTTGCAGCTCTGCGTCGGTCACCGCTGCCTCATCTTCCAACTCGCTCACGCTGACACCGTGCCGAATATACTCCGCGTGTTCCTGAACCATAGCTCTCACATCTTCGTTGGATTCTGGAACCATTCGGACCGCCGGAAGCTGGAGCATTCGGATCACGGTTTGGATATGTGTCGCGATCCTCTGGATCTGAGGCTTGTTGCGGTAACTAAGAACAATGAGAATCTCGAACGAGATTCGGTGGAGGAGATAGTGGAGAAATGCCTTGGTTTCGAAGTGGAGCAGAGACAGGAGATCAGCATGAGCGATTGGGATCGTAAATATCTTAGCCACGAGCAAATTGCTTATGCGACCGTTGATGCCTACTGTGCGTTCCTCGTCGGAAGGAACAGCCGTGTGTGGAACGTGTAA
- the LOC114186577 gene encoding uncharacterized protein LOC114186577: MDAVTSRNVIFYSLLQEIHASGNEISVTVTANASAVRDWLTAALYSSRYYVHLKRLVVGLSVHWTLSGANLNTPVHTLQLLIGRRILIFQLAHATTVPNKLRTFLLNPSHTFVGLSNFWDPQKLLCSRHRLRMARAPVDLVLYVNSLLRGRLPKEIVIERCLG, translated from the coding sequence ATGGACGCGGTCACCTCAAGAAACGTAATTTTCTACTCCTTGCTGCAAGAGATCCACGCCTCCGGAAATGAAATTTCCGTCACCGTCACGGCCAACGCCTCCGCCGTTCGAGATTGGCTCACCGCAGCGCTCTATTCCAGCCGCTACTACGTTCACCTCAAGCGCCTGGTCGTCGGTCTCAGCGTCCATTGGACTCTCAGCGGCGCCAATTTAAATACTCCGGTGCACACTCTGCAGCTCCTCATTGGCCGCCGCATCCTCATCTTCCAACTGGCTCACGCGACAACTGTGCCGAATAAACTCCGCACGTTCCTCCTAAATCCTTCGCACACCTTCGTCGGCTTGTCGAACTTCTGGGATCCGCAGAAGCTGTTATGTTCGAGGCACCGTCTGCGGATGGCGAGGGCTCCTGTGGATCTGGTGCTGTACGTGAATTCTCTGCTCCGTGGACGCCTACCTAAGGAGATCGTGATAGAGAGATGTCTTGGTTGA
- the LOC114189110 gene encoding uncharacterized protein LOC114189110 — protein MDNKSVKNKNIEVDLESGLPLIGDDSKKASAPSGAKQGKTLFAKVSGGFVGGSFKDDVVPNLFRYESHFSEVSGDLMKATGNPLMAKDLVTSKQLMAKDSEKRKKTCNKKAPKPPRSPQAPSLDAADLKLIREISELAMLKRARIERMKALKKMKIAKSSSGPSSSSSTSSFLAMVFTVVFFVVIIFQGVPSRTSSVASFQGSPVSTGESEGGLISVQYQLNPSASESNVTASESHNFVQQVAGSDLPEKSRRVSG, from the exons ATGGATAATAAAAGTGTCAAAAATAAGAATATCGAAGTTGATCTTGAAAGTGGATTGCCACTAATTGGAGACGATTCAAAGAAAGCCTCTGCTCCAAGTGGTGCAAAACAAGGAAAGACATTATTTGCTAAGGTTTCTGGTGGGTTCGTTGGAGGTTCGTTCAAAGATGATGTTGTGCCAAATTTATTCCGCTATGAATCACATTTTAGTGAAGTTTCTGGGGATTTGATGAAAGCAACAGGCAATCCATTGATGGCGAAAGATTTGGTAACAAGCAAACAATTGATGGCGAAAGATTCGGAAAAACGGAAAAAGACCTGTAATAAGAAGGCTCCGAAACCTCCAAGATCTCCACAAGCTCCTTCATTGGATGCAGCTGACCTTAAGCTAATCAGAGAGATATCTGAACTTGCCATGTTGAAACGCGCGAGAATAGAGCGAATGAAAGCattgaagaagatgaaaattgcTAAATCATCGTCAGGACCATCATCATCTTCCAGTACCAGCAGCTTTTTGGCTATGGTTTTCACTGTGGTCTTCTTTGTTGTGATAATATTTCAAG GCGTGCCATCTAGAACAAGCTCAGTGGCAAGTTTCCAGGGATCTCCTGTGTCTACGGGAGAATCAGAGGGAGGTCTAATTTCAGTTCAGTACCAACTCAATCCTTCTGCAAGCGAATCAAATGTTACTGCTTCAGAATCTCATAA TTTTGTACAGCAGGTGGCAGGTTCAGATTTGCCTGAAAAATCGAGAAGAGTTTCAGGATAA